Proteins from a genomic interval of Echeneis naucrates chromosome 21, fEcheNa1.1, whole genome shotgun sequence:
- the LOC115062279 gene encoding solute carrier family 22 member 4-like: MQDYEASVSFLGTWGPFQRRVFLLLCFTSVPCGYNILSVIFLLASPQHHCYIPDQSNLSQEWIQASIPLQVSGQLERSSCSRYQLDLVQNLSEMGMRPSLHQNLSGSGSEVLLSSLQQESCKDGWTYSTEFYRSTVVTEFDLVCSDQWKQPLTSFVYFLGGLSGCFISGLISDRFGRKPVLFGAIAMLSIFSSAVAFAPSWPVFTVLFFVLGMGQIACYIVVFVLGSEILTGSNRVLFSSLCLPFVYVVAMMLLPATAYLVRNWRQLSLVMAVPGLACIPLWRLVPESPRWLVSQGRLQEAERLVRSAALENQVEPPHVIFLPPNLEKASSKEVESLSLLDLLRSPKVRCITLILWLIWFSTSVSYFGLSFNTSGLYGNPYLNYFLLSAVELPAYFAIWLATRSLPRRLSFIAFTLLGVLALLLIQATPDSQPAFILALVLLGKFGILAGTGVIYVYTGEVSPTVIRNTAMSTCAMFSRLGSSVSPYMMQLAVFYVFLPWIVVASLSLLGVLLCVFLPETFRQPLPDTIEQMPPPQRLRWPWASTPPQDDGKSAKEQSTAPEIICTTCL, translated from the exons ATGCAGGACTACGAGGCTTCTGTGTCGTTCTTGGGGACTTGGGGCCCTTTTCAGAGGAGagtcttcctcctgctctgttttactTCAGTTCCATGTGGCTACAACATCCTGTCTGTCATCTTCCTGCTGGCCAGCCCCCAACACCACTGCTACATCCCTGACCAGAGCAACCTGAGCCAGGAGTGGATCCAGGCCAGCATCCCACTACAG GTGAGCGGGCAGCTGGAGAGGAGCAGCTGTAGCCGGTATCAGCTGGACCTGGTACAGAACCTGTCTGAAATGGGAATGAGACCCAGCCTACACCAGAATCTGTCTGGATCTGGTTCAGAGGTCCTCCTCTCCAGCCTGCAGCAGGAGAGCTGTAAGGACGGATGGACCTACAGTACCGAGTTCTACCGATCTACTGTAGTCACTGAG TTCGACCTGGTGTGCAGTGATCAGTGGAAACAACCTCTGACCTCATTCGTTTACTTCCTGGGTGGACTGAGTGGATGCTTCATCTCCGGCCTAATCTCTGACCG GTTTGGCAGGAAGCCCGTTCTGTTTGGGGCCATCGCCATGCTCAGCATCTTCAGCAGTGCTGTGGCTTTTGCGCCGTCCTGGCCTGTCTTTACTGTCCTCTTCTTTGTGTTGGGCATGGGTCAGATTGCCTGCTACATCGTAGTGTTTGTACTGG GTTCAGAGATCCTGACTGGTTCGAACAGAGTGCTCTTCTCCAGCCTGTGCTTACCTTTTGTCTACGTGGTTGCAATGATGCTGCTGCCTGCGACTGCCTACCTGGTCAGGAACTGGAGACAGCTGTCTCTGGTCATGGCTGTACCCGGCTTGGCCTGTATACCCTTATGGAG GCTGGTCCCAGAGTCCCCTCGCTGGTTGGTATCTCAAGGCCGTTTGCAGGAAGCAGAACGTCTTGTGAGATCAGCAGCTCTGGAGAACCAAGTGGAGCCACCACATGTCATTTTCCTGCCACCCAAC TTGGAAAAGGCCTCTAGCAAGGAGGTAGAGTCTCTCAGCCTCCTGGACCTGCTGAGGAGCCCTAAAGTTCGCTGTATCACCCTCATTCTGTGGCTCATCTG GTTTTCTACAAGTGTAAGCTATTTTGGTTTGTCATTCAACACGTCTGGCCTGTATGGAAACCCCTACCTAAACTACTTCCTCTTGTCAGCTGTTGAGCTTCCAGCATACTTTGCCATCTGGCTAGCAACACGCAGTCTCCCTCGTCGCCTGTCGTTCATTGCATTCACTCTGCTGGGGGTGCTAGCACTGCTCCTAATCCAGGCCACGCCGGACA GCCAACCAGCTTTCATCCTGGCCCTGGTGCTGCTGGGTAAATTTGGTATTCTGGCTGGCACTGGGGTGATATATGTGTACACCGGTGAGGTGTCTCCCACAGTCATCAGGAACACAGCAATGTCGACATGTGCCATGTTCTCCAGATTAGGCTCCTCTGTTTCTCCATACATGATGCAGCTGG CTGTGTTCTATGTGTTCCTACCGTGGATCGTTGTGGCCTCTCTGTCACTACTTGGtgttctcctctgtgttttcctgccgGAGACATTCAGACAGCCGCTTCCTGACACCATAGAACAGATGCCACCCCCACAGAG GCTCAGGTGGCCATGGGCCTCCACTCCTCCTCAGGATGATGGGAAATCAGCTAAAGAGCAGAGTACAGCACCTGAAATCATCTGCACAACTTGCCTataa